A DNA window from Deltaproteobacteria bacterium contains the following coding sequences:
- a CDS encoding sigma 54-interacting transcriptional regulator — MRTPSEILKYYIQAIEHLSGASAVSLYVPDPLGDGGRALLLSAGDEPIAELQSIDSATQFARTQPDANAQGPLAKLIPETIQSSTQDGLLIPLRALNQGKDEQTAWLGLRNPQTAQAPESLTGPDAMKSWWQWVLELGEAITRDIMRVSGVLNDPVSGLPGRAEFFQTVDKALETNQGPSTAMLILSPDNFATINELWGLKLGDKVIREVADVLQKQLREDDYLVRYGGVVFAILLPKTTLESAFALGSAILAELEKNEYLDSTVRLRFSGGVVATTSEEARHQNASLAFIQRANHALNAAKRAGGGRITEWKADPSTGTSTEGDELTGIFTGTMGKDYRNMVLLWETIGLMAESSDIDELSSKVLGCISNAFRPDRVGLFLPEKPDDPLALHSGFVLIKTEQGGSVQKHTTSSSLFSLEASERALLDKAHQSGKVLCSSIPGLEDSAPNLTHAALVIPLVTRENCLGCLYLDRESAKLELDVSDVHFLKVFGNHIAVAIDRGILAREEAARQERKRLRLLGEVHELRQALGHAKLVHTSPQMEQVLGIVRQVAPTDATVLVTGESGTGKGVLARTFHKLSQRADKPLVLVDCSAITPNLIESELFGHERGAFTGADRKTVGRLAEANGGTVFLDEIGELPLEVQSKLLTFVQDKQLMAVGSTKTRTVDARIIAATNRDLAVEVDAGRFRRDLYYRLNVVSVDLPPLRTRPDDILLLARHFIERFNVQYQKAARGLSAAAEHALLSYNWPGNIRELQNRVMRAVILSQVELLGPHELGFDDNAQAGTNAPPIRAGEPSIAQPAAEVAPSNPWENLSGILSSIIQQVDINSGHQPPPFGKWLEEDLIQAAFDRIGGIHRRGAAVLGIPETTFRRKMKQIKARSLIGPMPRTPEWRELNDVFNGIVRQKNTDGEDYLVRSRDILLTHVLHRFGDKVSMSAALMGVTEPTISRWRSKLQSQSAAT, encoded by the coding sequence ATGCGAACACCATCAGAAATACTCAAATACTACATTCAAGCCATCGAACATTTAAGCGGGGCCAGTGCAGTCTCTCTTTACGTTCCCGATCCACTCGGTGACGGAGGTCGAGCACTCTTACTCAGTGCTGGTGATGAACCCATTGCGGAACTTCAAAGCATTGACAGTGCCACCCAGTTTGCCCGAACTCAGCCAGACGCAAACGCCCAAGGGCCACTCGCCAAGCTAATTCCCGAGACGATTCAAAGCAGCACGCAAGATGGTCTTTTGATCCCTTTACGCGCATTGAATCAAGGTAAAGACGAGCAAACCGCTTGGCTTGGTTTACGCAACCCACAAACCGCGCAAGCTCCAGAATCACTCACTGGCCCCGACGCTATGAAAAGCTGGTGGCAATGGGTCTTAGAACTGGGTGAAGCAATCACTCGTGATATTATGCGGGTATCCGGTGTTCTCAATGATCCTGTCAGTGGTTTACCAGGACGTGCCGAATTTTTTCAAACCGTAGACAAAGCTCTTGAGACCAATCAGGGACCATCGACGGCTATGTTGATTCTGAGCCCTGATAACTTTGCAACGATTAACGAATTATGGGGCTTAAAGCTCGGCGACAAGGTAATCCGAGAAGTTGCTGACGTCCTCCAAAAACAGCTGCGTGAAGATGATTACTTGGTTCGCTATGGCGGTGTTGTCTTCGCTATATTGTTGCCCAAGACCACGCTGGAGAGCGCTTTCGCTCTCGGAAGCGCAATCCTTGCAGAGCTCGAAAAAAATGAATACCTCGATTCGACGGTGCGATTGCGCTTCAGTGGCGGTGTCGTCGCCACAACCAGCGAGGAAGCCAGACACCAAAATGCATCACTTGCTTTTATTCAACGCGCCAACCACGCTCTAAACGCCGCAAAACGTGCTGGCGGTGGTCGCATCACTGAATGGAAAGCAGACCCTTCCACCGGAACATCCACCGAAGGCGATGAACTCACCGGAATCTTTACCGGCACCATGGGTAAAGATTATCGAAACATGGTCCTGCTTTGGGAAACCATTGGCTTGATGGCCGAAAGCTCAGATATCGACGAGCTTTCTTCTAAAGTGCTTGGCTGTATCAGCAATGCCTTTCGCCCAGATAGAGTCGGACTCTTTCTCCCCGAAAAACCAGATGACCCGCTCGCGCTCCACAGTGGTTTTGTTCTGATTAAAACAGAGCAAGGCGGCTCCGTGCAAAAGCATACCACCTCGAGTTCACTCTTCTCACTTGAGGCCTCCGAACGCGCACTGCTCGATAAAGCTCACCAGAGTGGCAAAGTATTATGCTCTTCGATTCCAGGACTAGAAGACAGTGCTCCTAACCTCACTCATGCGGCATTGGTCATTCCTCTGGTTACACGCGAGAACTGCCTTGGCTGTCTTTACTTAGACCGAGAAAGTGCAAAGCTTGAACTTGATGTTTCCGATGTCCACTTCTTGAAAGTGTTTGGTAATCACATCGCAGTAGCCATCGACCGCGGTATTCTGGCTCGAGAAGAAGCAGCCCGACAAGAACGTAAGCGGCTCAGGTTATTGGGTGAGGTTCATGAACTTCGACAAGCGCTGGGTCATGCCAAGCTGGTTCACACCTCACCGCAGATGGAACAGGTTCTCGGCATTGTTCGCCAAGTTGCTCCAACTGACGCCACGGTTTTGGTCACAGGTGAAAGCGGTACCGGTAAAGGTGTGCTCGCCCGAACTTTTCATAAGTTAAGTCAGCGCGCCGATAAGCCACTGGTTTTGGTCGACTGCAGTGCCATTACGCCCAATCTTATTGAGAGCGAACTCTTCGGACATGAGCGTGGGGCGTTTACTGGCGCCGACCGCAAGACCGTCGGGCGACTCGCTGAAGCCAACGGCGGAACAGTATTTCTCGATGAAATCGGAGAACTCCCCCTCGAGGTGCAGTCTAAGCTCCTCACTTTTGTACAGGACAAACAGCTGATGGCTGTCGGTTCGACAAAAACTCGAACAGTCGATGCACGGATCATCGCGGCCACCAACCGAGACTTAGCCGTCGAAGTGGATGCCGGACGATTTCGCCGAGACCTTTACTACCGTCTCAATGTCGTCAGCGTTGACCTTCCACCTCTTCGAACACGGCCTGATGATATTCTTCTTTTGGCCCGGCACTTCATCGAACGATTTAATGTTCAATACCAAAAAGCCGCGCGAGGACTATCCGCCGCGGCTGAGCATGCTCTTTTGAGTTACAACTGGCCCGGTAACATTCGTGAACTGCAAAACCGTGTCATGCGTGCAGTTATTCTAAGCCAAGTTGAGCTACTTGGGCCTCATGAGCTTGGATTTGATGACAACGCACAAGCCGGGACCAATGCTCCCCCGATTCGAGCCGGAGAACCCAGTATCGCACAGCCCGCAGCCGAAGTGGCTCCGTCCAATCCTTGGGAAAATCTAAGCGGCATTCTATCGAGCATCATTCAGCAAGTAGACATCAACAGCGGTCATCAACCTCCACCCTTTGGCAAGTGGTTAGAGGAAGATCTTATTCAGGCGGCCTTTGATCGCATCGGTGGTATCCACAGACGCGGCGCCGCAGTGCTCGGCATTCCAGAAACGACTTTTCGTCGTAAG